Proteins encoded in a region of the Sugiyamaella lignohabitans strain CBS 10342 chromosome B, complete sequence genome:
- the SEC27 gene encoding Sec27p (Essential beta'-coat protein of the COPI coatomer; involved in ER-to-Golgi and Golgi-to-ER transport; contains WD40 domains that mediate cargo selective interactions; 45% sequence identity to mammalian beta'-COP; GO_component: GO:0030126 - COPI vesicle coat [Evidence IGI,ISS] [PMID 7929113]; GO_component: GO:0030663 - COPI-coated vesicle membrane [Evidence IEA]; GO_component: GO:0005794 - Golgi apparatus [Evidence IEA]; GO_component: GO:0000139 - Golgi membrane [Evidence IEA]; GO_component: GO:0005737 - cytoplasm [Evidence IEA,IEA]; GO_component: GO:0031410 - cytoplasmic vesicle [Evidence IEA]; GO_component: GO:0016020 - membrane [Evidence IEA]; GO_component: GO:0030117 - membrane coat [Evidence IEA]; GO_function: GO:0005198 - structural molecule activity [Evidence IEA]; GO_function: GO:0043130 - ubiquitin binding [Evidence IDA] [PMID 21070969]; GO_process: GO:0006888 - ER to Golgi vesicle-mediated transport [Evidence IMP] [PMID 7929113]; GO_process: GO:0006886 - intracellular protein transport [Evidence IEA]; GO_process: GO:0032511 - late endosome to vacuole transport via multivesicular body sorting pathway [Evidence IMP,IPI] [PMID 17101773]; GO_process: GO:0015031 - protein transport [Evidence IEA]; GO_process: GO:0006890 - retrograde vesicle-mediated transport, Golgi to ER [Evidence IMP] [PMID 8001155]; GO_process: GO:0006810 - transport [Evidence IEA]; GO_process: GO:0016192 - vesicle-mediated transport [Evidence IEA,IEA]) produces the protein MNYETQVVVKTIDVSHLPVRAGRFVARKNWIVLGSDDYMVRVFNYNTGEKVTQFEAHPDYIRVLVVHPTQPFVLTAGDDMTIKLWNWDQGWRNTQTFEGHSHYVMYLAFNPKDPNTFASACLDKTVKIWSLGSSTPNFTLEAHETKGANFVEYYPQSDKPYLITTSDDRTIRVWDYQTKSCVATMADHMNNVSFAVFHPELPVIISGSEDSTIKIWNANTYKLEQTLNYGLERAWCAACKKGSNLMALGFDAGSVVLQLGKEEPAISMDPNGRLIWSKHSEVFSSVVKGGDDVNDGDFLPIAQKDLGNVEVYPTQLNHSPNGRFVAVTGDGEYIIYTALAWRNKSFGSGLDFAWAQDSNEYAVRESTSSIRLFKNFKERPIGHLNIGYSATQIYGGTLLGINGGEFVAFYDWESGLLVRRIDVEASQVVWSDSGELVAIITDDSFYILRFSRDAFQLAVQNNSVSEDDGVEESFEVAYDISDSVRTGKWVGDCFIYTTFSNRLNYLVGGEVYTISHFDKQMYLLGYIPRDNAIYLADKDVNVTAYKLSLAVVEYQTVVLRGDMDYAAEILEKVPDNEKTKVARFLEAQGYPELALEVSRDSDHRFDLAVSLDKLDIAEEIASSVDDEHKWKSLGDKSLLSWNVILAEKSFKAAHDFESLLLIYTSTGNKPGAAELAEEAVKAGKYNLAFNAYWYVGDTDACIKLLNDTGRSSEAALFALTYGGDVDGSVKKWKDGLVKSGRSKIAQSISEPSQDKELFPANVGQKVTTLPSIGGDLIDVDDIATPEPEPQSAEEAELIEVEAEAEPESDPTAEDKAEETEDADAEVEKDSL, from the coding sequence ATGAACTATGAAACTCAAGTGGTTGTCAAAACAATTGATGTCAGTCATTTGCCTGTTCGTGCTGGTAGATTCGTGGCTAGAAAGAACTGGATTGTTCTTGGCAGTGACGATTATATGGTTCGAGTTTTCAATTATAATACAGGTGAAAAAGTAACGCAGTTTGAAGCCCATCCGGACTATATTCGTGTCTTGGTAGTCCACCCCACTCAACCCTTTGTGTTGACTGCCGGTGACGATATGACTATCAAGCTATGGAATTGGGATCAAGGATGGCGAAACACACAAACTTTTGAGGGCCACAGTCACTATGTGATGTATTTGGCATTTAACCCAAAAGATCCTAATACTTTTGCTAGTGCTTGTTTAGATAAAACTGTTAAAATTTGGTCTCTTGGTTCATCAACTCCCAACTTCACTTTGGAAGCACATGAAACTAAGGGTGCCAACTTTGTTGAGTACTACCCTCAAAGTGACAAGCCTTATTTGATTACCACTAGTGATGATAGAACTATTCGTGTCTGGGACTACCAAACCAAGAGTTGTGTGGCTACAATGGCTGACCACATGAACAATGTGTCGTTCGCAGTGTTTCATCCTGAATTACCAGTGATTATCAGTGGTTCTGAAGATTCGACAATAAAGATCTGGAATGCCAACACTTACAAACTGGAGCAAACTTTGAACTATGGCCTGGAAAGAGCTTGGTGTGCTGCTTGTAAGAAGGGCAGTAACCTGATGGCACTTGGTTTTGATGCTGGTAGCGTTGTTTTGCAACTCGGTAAGGAGGAGCCTGCTATTTCAATGGATCCAAATGGTAGATTGATCTGGTCCAAGCATTCCGAAGTTTTCAGCAGTGTTGTCAaaggtggtgatgatgtcAACGACGGTGATTTCCTCCCAATAGCCCAAAAAGACTTGGGTAATGTCGAGGTGTATCCTACACAACTTAACCACTCACCAAACGGTAGATTTGTCGCTGTTACTGGTGATGGCGAATACATCATCTACACGGCATTGGCATGGAGAAATAAGTCCTTCGGTTCTGGTTTAGACTTTGCCTGGGCCCAAGATAGTAATGAGTACGCTGTTCGCGAATCTACATCAAGTATCCGCCTATTCAAGAATTTCAAGGAGCGTCCAATTGGCCATTTGAATATTGGTTACAGTGCTACACAAATCTACGGTGGAACCTTACTAGGTATCAATGGAGGTGAATTTGTAGCTTTCTATGACTGGGAGTCGGGTCTTTTGGTCCGTAGAATCGACGTTGAGGCTAGTCAGGTGGTATGGTCCGACTCTGGTGAATTGGTTGCTATCATTACGGATGACTCTTTCTACATTCTTAGATTCAGCCGAGACGCATTCCAGCTGGCGGTTCAAAACAACAGTGtttcagaagatgacgGCGTAGAGGAGTCTTTTGAAGTTGCTTATGACATCTCCGACTCTGTCCGTACTGGTAAGTGGGTTGGTGACTGCTTTATCTATACTACATTTTCCAACCGTCTTAACTATTtggttggtggtgaagttTATACTATCAGCCATTTCGATAAGCAAATGTACCTCCTTGGATACATTCCTAGAGATAATGCTATTTACTTGGCGGACAAGGACGTCAATGTTACTGCTTACAAGCTATCgttggctgttgttgaataCCAAACAGTGGTGCTCAGAGGTGATATGGATTATGCCGCTGAAATTCTAGAAAAAGTCCCTGATAATGAAAAGACTAAAGTGGCTCGTTTCTTAGAGGCTCAAGGATATCCTGAGCTTGCTCTTGAGGTTAGTAGAGATTCTGACCATAGATTCGATCTTGCCGTCTCCCTTGACAAACTTGATATTGCTGAGGAAATTGCATCgtctgttgatgatgagcACAAGTGGAAGTCTCTTGGTGATAAGTCACTTTTAAGCTGGAACGTTATCCTTGCCGAAAAGTCGTTCAAGGCTGCACATGACTTTGAGTCTTTACTTCTTATTTACACTAGTACTGGAAACAAACCCGGCGCTGCTGAACTGGCTGAAGAAGCCGTGAAGGCTGGAAAGTACAATTTGGCTTTCAACGCCTACTGGTATGTTGGAGATACCGACGCATGCATTAAGCTTCTCAATGATACTGGTAGGTCATCTGAAGCTGCATTATTTGCATTGACCTATGGTGGGGATGTTGACGGCAGTGTCAAGAAATGGAAAGACGGTCTTGTAAAGAGTGGACGATCCAAGATTGCTCAATCGATTAGCGAACCCTCTCAAGACAAAGAATTATTCCCCGCCAATGTCGGACAGAAGGTTACTACTCTTCCATCTATTGGAGGTGACTTGATTGATGTTGACGATATTGCTACCCCAGAACCTGAACCACAgtcagctgaagaagctgagCTAATTGAGGTTGAGGCTGAAGCTGAGCCAGAGTCGGATCCTACAGCAGAGGACAAAGCTGAGGAAACTGAAGATGCAGACGCCGAAGTTGAAAAAGACAGCTTATGA
- the HNM1 gene encoding Hnm1p (Plasma membrane transporter for choline, ethanolamine, and carnitine; involved in the uptake of nitrogen mustard and the uptake of glycine betaine during hypersaline stress; co-regulated with phospholipid biosynthetic genes and negatively regulated by choline and myo-inositol; GO_component: GO:0016021 - integral component of membrane [Evidence IEA,IEA]; GO_component: GO:0016021 - integral component of membrane [Evidence ISM] [PMID 12192589]; GO_component: GO:0016020 - membrane [Evidence IEA,IEA,IEA]; GO_component: GO:0005886 - plasma membrane [Evidence ISS] [PMID 2203793]; GO_function: GO:1901235 - (R)-carnitine transmembrane transporter activity [Evidence IMP] [PMID 23755272]; GO_function: GO:0015171 - amino acid transmembrane transporter activity [Evidence IEA]; GO_function: GO:0015220 - choline transmembrane transporter activity [Evidence IMP] [PMID 2203793]; GO_function: GO:0015220 - choline transmembrane transporter activity [Evidence IGI] [PMID 3514579]; GO_function: GO:0034228 - ethanolamine transmembrane transporter activity [Evidence IGI] [PMID 3514579]; GO_process: GO:1900749 - (R)-carnitine transport [Evidence IMP] [PMID 23755272]; GO_process: GO:0003333 - amino acid transmembrane transport [Evidence IEA]; GO_process: GO:0006865 - amino acid transport [Evidence IEA,IEA]; GO_process: GO:0015871 - choline transport [Evidence IMP] [PMID 2203793]; GO_process: GO:0015871 - choline transport [Evidence IGI] [PMID 3514579]; GO_process: GO:0034229 - ethanolamine transport [Evidence IGI] [PMID 3514579]; GO_process: GO:0031460 - glycine betaine transport [Evidence IMP] [PMID 16487344]; GO_process: GO:0055085 - transmembrane transport [Evidence IEA]; GO_process: GO:0006810 - transport [Evidence IEA]): protein MVEEEKKRLSVESLRSGQQQKLDAFDLADMGHAQELPRQFSMWSMLALAFSVLGTWATFAQDLMSGLQNGGSIAILWGLALVTICNICVAVSLGELCSSMPTALGQAYWIHRLWNTPAGRFSSYICAWINTFGWWTLTASQIAFMTNFILGIKVMFDNDWAGASEGWVQFLVYVGITVVFTLTNVLACRKDNFLAWFNNVVGIQFTMLFVIFSLAMLIAVGVHHDKHFQTAGFVFGKWLNETGWPDGVVWFTGLLQAAYGLTAFDSVIHMVEEIPSPRVNAPRVIYLAVIMGAITGGIFMVVCLFCIQDLDSILNSPTGLPFMQLLTDTVGVQGGAALLSIFVFNGLGQGVSVATTASRLTWGFARDGGLPFSQYFAHVDTYWHVPARSLWAQGVIIAVVGVLYLFASTVLEAILSVSTIALTISYGMPIAALVLVGRDKLTPGPFHLGRYGMFCNIVSIIYCCVTTVFFFFPGGPDPAPADMNYAIAVFGVMMVIALAFWFIKGRRTYLLTDEALIEMLRARELENSANDATVVVVDGQAPEKN from the coding sequence AtggttgaagaagaaaagaagagactCTCGGTTGAGTCCCTTCGTTCGGGCCAACAGCAGAAGCTCGATGCTTTTGACTTGGCGGATATGGGCCACGCCCAAGAACTCCCTCGTCAGTTTAGCATGTGGAGTATGTTGGCTCTGGCATTTAGTGTTCTTGGAACTTGGGCCACCTTCGCTCAAGATTTGATGAGTGGTTTACAAAATGGTGGTTCCATTGCTATTCTTTGGGGACTGGCTCTTGTGACTATCTGTAACATCTGTGTTGCTGTGTCTCTTGGTGAGCTTTGCTCCAGTATGCCTACTGCCCTTGGCCAAGCTTATTGGATCCACCGTCTTTGGAATACTCCTGCCGGAAGATTCTCCTCTTATATCTGCGCTTGGATTAACACCTTCGGATGGTGGACTCTTACCGCTTCTCAGATTGCTTTCATGACCAATTTTATTCTTGGCATCAAGGTCATGTTCGACAACGACTGGGCTGGCGCTTCGGAGGGTTGGGTCCAGTTCCTTGTTTATGTTGGAATCACAGTAGTCTTCACTTTGACCAACGTTCTTGCTTGTCGTAAGGATAACTTCCTTGCTTGGTTCAACAACGTTGTCGGTATTCAATTTACCATGTTGTTTGTCATCTTTTCCTTGGCCATGCTGATTGCAGTTGGTGTCCACCATGACAAGCACTTCCAAACTGCtggatttgtttttggcaAGTGGTTGAATGAGACCGGCTGGCCCGATGGTGTTGTCTGGTTTACTGGTCTTCTTCAAGCTGCTTATGGTTTGACTGCTTTTGATAGTGTCATCCACATGGTTGAGGAAATCCCCTCTCCAAGAGTCAATGCCCCCAGAGTTATCTACTTGGCTGTCATTATGGGAGCTATTACTGGTGGTATTTTTATGGTTGTGTGTTTGTTCTGCATTCAAGACCTTGATTCTATTCTCAACTCACCCACTGGTCTTCCTTTTATGCAGTTGCTTACTGACACTGTTGGTGTTCAAGGAGGTGCTGCCTTGTTGTCCATTTTCGTTTTCAACGGATTGGGTCAAGGTGTCAGTGTTGCTACTACCGCTTCCAGACTTACCTGGGGTTTTGCTAGAGATGGTGGATTGCCATTCAGTCAGTACTTTGCTCATGTTGACACTTACTGGCACGTTCCTGCCAGATCTCTCTGGGCTCAGGGTGTCattattgctgttgttggtgtcCTTTACCTCTTTGCATCTACTGTTTTGGAGGCCATTCTCAGTGTTAGTACCATTGCCCTTACCATTTCATATGGTATGCCCATTGCTGCATTAGTCCTTGTTGGTCGTGACAAGCTCACTCCTGGACCCTTCCACTTGGGCAGATATGGAATGTTCTGTAACATTGTCAGTATTATCTATTGCTGTGTTACCACAgtattcttctttttcccTGGTGGCCCTgatcctgctcctgctgaCATGAATTACGCTATTGCTGTATTCGGTGTCATGATGGTTATTGCCCTTGCCTTCTGGTTCATCAAGGGTAGAAGAACCTATCTTTTGACTGATGAGGCTTTGATTGAGATGCTCAGAGCTAGAGAACTCGAGAACAGTGCCAACGATGCTACTGTTGTTGTAGTTGACGGTCAAGCCCCTGAGAAGAATTAA
- the HXT13 gene encoding hexose transporter HXT13: MVDEKIQVENVEHVVYDSPEKEIVEFRGSDALLEAAQKDPPKIFSKRMLQLYIICLIPFLCSTMNGYDGSLLSSLLLLKPFNDTFGATTVGIKAGLISAMYQIGGVATIPFLGPVNDTFGRRFGMFFGCLIVVIGTVVQATSKNINQLMGGRFVLGFGVSFATAAAPIYAIEISHPSYRAAITGSYNTLYCWGSILATVVLFCTQNIPNNRAWIIPTYVQMVCPGLVVIFSMFLPESPRWLYCNGKQEKAKEILTYYHGEGNPENAFITLQIREFEEQLELDGTDKRWWDYRALFRDRASIYRLCCNLVYSCFGQLSNGGISYFVGAFYHSAGITSNRTIFSYNLGTGFLSFILALIGAQVIQQIGRRKVILGSLVGMTLFWALVTICVARFDASGEKTTAWAQAGIAFYILFGVVYGKLRCCLFRQVYILTKTQPSRLLLCKHFILMKSFHTK, translated from the coding sequence ATGGTTGACGAGAAGATTCAAGTTGAAAATGTCGAGCATGTCGTCTATGACAGTCCTGAGAAGGAAATCGTAGAATTCAGAGGGTCTGATGCGCTCCTGGAAGCTGCTCAAAAGGACCCTCCTAAGATTTTTTCCAAGCGAATGCTTCAGCTGTATATCATTTGTCTTATTCCTTTCTTATGTTCCACCATGAATGGTTACGATGGAAGTTTACTTTCCTCTCTGTTGCTTCTTAAACCATTTAATGACACATTCGGAGCAACTACAGTCGGTATCAAGGCCGGTCTTATTTCTGCCATGTATCAAATTGGTGGTGTTGCTACTATCCCTTTCTTGGGTCCTGTAAACGATACTTTCGGAAGAAGATTTGGAATGTTCTTCGGTTGTCTTATCGTAGTCATCGGTACCGTTGTCCAAGCGACTTCGAAAAATATTAATCAGTTAATGGGAGGTAGATTTGTTCTTGGTTTTGGCGTTAGTTttgcaactgctgctgctcccaTCTATGCTATTGAGATTTCCCACCCATCTTACAGAGCAGCTATCACTGGATCCTACAACACCCTTTATTGCTGGGGATCCATTCTTGCTACGGTTGTTTTGTTCTGCACTCAAAATATCCCTAATAACAGGGCCTGGATTATTCCTACTTATGTCCAGATGGTCTGTCCTGGCCTTGTGGTAATCTTCTCCATGTTTTTGCCCGAGTCTCCTAGATGGCTCTACTGTAATGGCAAGCAAGAAAAGGCAAAGGAAATCTTAACATACTACCATGGTGAGGGCAATCCAGAAAATGCCTTCATTACTTTGCAAATCCGTGAATTCGAAGAGCAATTAGAACTCGATGGTACGGATAAGAGATGGTGGGACTACAGAGCTTTGTTCAGAGACAGAGCCAGTATTTATCGTCTTTGTTGTAACCTTGTTTACTCTTGTTTCGGACAGTTGAGTAATGGTGGTATCAGTTATTTCGTTGGTGCTTTCTACCACTCTGCCGGTATCACCTCCAACAGAACTATTTTCTCCTACAATCTTGGTACCGGTTTCTTATCCTTCATTCTAGCTTTAATAGGTGCTCAGGTTATTCAGCAAATCGGTCGTCGTAAGGTCATTCTTGGTTCGCTTGTTGGCATGACTTTGTTCTGGGCACTGGTCACTATTTGCGTCGCTAGATTTGATGCTTCTGGAGAAAAGACAACTGCTTGGGCTCAAGCTGGTATTGCCTTTTACATCTTGTTCGGTGTTGTCTATGGTAAGTTGAGATGCTGTCTATTCCGCCAAGTCTATATACTAACTAAAACACAGCCATCGCGGTTACTCCTATGCAAGCACTTTATCCTAATGAAGTCCTTTCATACGAAATGA
- the RTR1 gene encoding Rtr1p (CTD phosphatase; dephosphorylates S5-P in the C-terminal domain of Rpo21p; has a cysteine-rich motif required for function and conserved in eukaryotes; shuttles between the nucleus and cytoplasm; RTR1 has a paralog, RTR2, that arose from the whole genome duplication; GO_component: GO:0005737 - cytoplasm [Evidence IEA,IEA]; GO_component: GO:0005737 - cytoplasm [Evidence IDA] [PMID 14562095]; GO_component: GO:0005737 - cytoplasm [Evidence IDA] [PMID 18408053]; GO_component: GO:0005634 - nucleus [Evidence IEA,IEA]; GO_component: GO:0005634 - nucleus [Evidence IDA] [PMID 18408053]; GO_function: GO:0008420 - CTD phosphatase activity [Evidence IDA] [PMID 19394294]; GO_function: GO:0016787 - hydrolase activity [Evidence IEA]; GO_function: GO:0046872 - metal ion binding [Evidence IEA]; GO_function: GO:0004721 - phosphoprotein phosphatase activity [Evidence IEA,IEA]; GO_process: GO:0070940 - dephosphorylation of RNA polymerase II C-terminal domain [Evidence IDA,IMP] [PMID 19394294]; GO_process: GO:0006355 - regulation of transcription, DNA-templated [Evidence IEA]; GO_process: GO:0006366 - transcription from RNA polymerase II promoter [Evidence IGI,IMP,IPI] [PMID 18408053]; GO_process: GO:0006351 - transcription, DNA-templated [Evidence IEA]), translating to MSDTIFSMDTGDSTAHPKFATQQDAVINGVTHNVSANNSPSQSLIEMCRIIAKYSKPGFLSAGEASQILLSIVELMSDGVESDALKFSSRFLTGSDYEDIVVERNILHRCGYPICDKDPKGIHKAHQINYRTPKMILPSTYLSKYCTKEHYQASTFFASQLSDASLFSRKDVTLLPYGASTEYELQIALMEEVQVLSQSQNRSMQDIIQELKSLSLSKQQSQIDTLPSTQPRRYSSANPADPHLVDLSDQIKAFKIVERDPSIPTLDAGDEPIEEAIASGVEGYNSRFGRSV from the coding sequence ATGTCTGATACTATATTCTCTATGGATACTGGAGATTCAACAGCTCACCCCAAATTTGCAACCCAGCAAGACGCAGTAATCAACGGTGTCACCCATAATGTTTCAGCCAATAATAGTCCTTCACAATCTCTAATAGAGATGTGCAGGATCATAGCCAAATACTCTAAACCAGGATTTCTCTCAGCTGGTGAGGCTTCACAAATACTACTTTCAATTGTGGAATTGATGTCTGATGGTGTTGAAAGTGATGCTTTAAAGTTCTCTAGCAGGTTTCTGACTGGTTCTGACTACGAagatattgttgttgagaggAATATTCTTCACCGATGTGGGTATCCAATTTGCGATAAAGATCCTAAAGGTATTCACAAAGCACATCAGATCAATTATAGAACACCGAAGATGATCTTGCCATCTACTTACCTATCCAAATACTGTACCAAAGAGCATTATCAGGCATCGACTTTTTTTGCTTCCCAATTGTCAGATGCGTCCCTCTTTTCTCGTAAGGATGTCACGTTACTACCTTACGGTGCATCAACTGAATATGAACTTCAGATTGCTTTAATGGAGGAGGTGCAAGTATTATCACAGAGCCAGAATCGATCAATGCAAGATATTATTCAGGAATTGAAATCATTGTCATTGAGTAAACAACAGTCACAAATAGATACATTGCCGTCAACACAACCGCGAAGATACTCGTCGGCGAACCCTGCTGATCCACATCTGGTTGATTTAAGTGACCAAATCAAAGCATTCAAGATCGTTGAAAGAGATCCATCTATTCCTACCTtagatgctggtgatgagcCAATAGAAGAGGCTATTGCTTCTGGTGTGGAAGGATATAATTCGCGGTTTGGACGAAGTGTATGA